In Felis catus isolate Fca126 chromosome A2, F.catus_Fca126_mat1.0, whole genome shotgun sequence, the following proteins share a genomic window:
- the NOBOX gene encoding homeobox protein NOBOX isoform X4 has translation MEPAQEPCPERRGQWVMVPTGQEGGDKPLAAGPKKELRQSSAPCAQDAPSEELPPSCIVPGEKPPSDPPGEPTGTDTRRGGQPSGSGTLHKDTPLAPPGPQPPGEGCSFPVKEAKPGKRSYSPASSKQKIPSAAGLASTPSPGVTHSARAAHNPVPCGSGRGPCHLANLLSTLAQNSQNTDQKRSLEVTCQVRKKTRTLYRSDQLEELERIFQEDHYPDSDKRREIAQTVGVTPQRIMVWFQNRRAKWRKVEKLNGKEDKDSPADPAPTGASGQCSSATELPAAVPMDPEPGTFPQESPLDSLAEPPMLLASEHTLAPTQQSESTQRVAVTPPLFSPPPVRRVNLPFPLGPVPTPQMMPLLLDTPGSDSGHKDGSWGTSVTPPSTCSYLEELEPQDYQQSAQPGPFLFSQAPQSQLYQQPQPQFSYLHPFPFPMPHPLQPLLPDDPLFTSPYGPSAGTSQGYFPGPPPPSGQTVLQPPAGNAGPPRSSLPPVWRGPPQPRSSERKRRTAVAPKCGAKQCGGAGEAWCPLQETAMSGQTAESPDPGEIGRFPSVGSPCCT, from the exons ATGGAACCGGCGCAGGAGCCCTGCCCGGAACGGCGGG GTCAGTGGGTGATGGTCCCCACAGGCCAGGAAGGTGGAGACAAGCCCCTGGCTGCTGGGCCAAAAAAGGAACTGCGGCAGAGTTCAGCCCCCTGCGCTCAGGATGCCCCAAGTGAGGAACTGCCCCCCTCCTGCATCGTCCCTGGGGAGAAGCCACCATCAGACCCCCCTGGAGAACCAACTGGGACAGATACCAGGAGAGGGGGCCAGCCATCTGGTTCGGGGACTCTCCACAAAGACACGCCTCTGGCCCCACCGGGACCCCAGCCTCCTGGGGAAGGCTGTTCCTTCCCAGTGAAAGAGGCAAAGCCAGGGAAGAGGTCCTACTCTCCAGCCTCCAGTAAGCAGAAAATACCCAGTGCCGCGGGTCTGGCCTCCACACCATCTCCTGGTGTCACCCACTCAGCCCGTGCCGCACACAACCCAGTGCCTTGTGGGTCAGGTCGGGGGCCCTGCCATCTGGCTAACCTTCTCAGCACATTGGCTCAGAACAGCCAAAACACAGATCAGAAGAGGTCCCTGGAAGTGACCTGCCAAGTTCGGAAAAAGACCCGGACCCTATACCGCTCAG ACCAGCTGGAGGAGCTAGAAAGGATCTTCCAAGAAGACCACTACCCAGACAGTGATAAGCGCCGGGAGATTGCCCAGACTGTGGGGGTTACCCCCCAACGCATCATG GTGTGGTTCCAGAATCGCAGGGCAAAGTGGCGGAAAGTGGAGAAGCTGAATGGCAAGGAGGACAAGGACAGCCCTGCAGACCCCGCCCCTACCGGGGCCAGCGGTCAGTGCAG CTCTGCAACTGAGCTGCCAGCCGCTGTGCCCATGGACCCAGAGCCTGGTACCTTCCCTCAGGAATCCCCTCTGGATTCTCTTGCAG AGCCTCCCATGCTGCTGGCCTCTGAGCACACTCTGGCCCCAACCCAACAGAGTGAGAGTACTCAGAGGGTAGCAGTGACCCCACCGCTCTTCAGCCCTCCGCCAGTTCGAAGAGTCaaccttccttttccccttggccctgtccccaccccccaaatgaTGCCTCTGCTGCTGGATACCCCAGGCAGTGACAGCGGCCACAAAGATGGCTCCTGGGGGACAAG TGTCACCCCACCATCCACCTGCTCATACTTGGAGGAGCTGGAGCCCCAGGATTACCAACAGAGTGCCCAGCCGGGACCGTTCCTGTTCTCCCAGGCTCCACAGAGCCAGCTCTACCAACAGCCTCAGCCCCAGTTCTCCTATCTgcaccccttccccttccccatgccccaccccctgcagccTCTGCTGCCGGATGACCCCCTCTTCACCTCGCCCTATGGCCCCAGTGCGGGGACATCACAGGGCTACTTCCCAGGGCCGCCGCCTCCGTCAGGGCAGACGGTGCTTCAGCCACCTGCTGGGAATGCAG GGCCCCCGAGGAGCAGCCTGCCCCCTGTGTGGAGGGGCCCCCCGCAGCCGAGGAGCTCCGAGCGGAAGAGAAGGACAGCTGTGGCCCCTAAGTGCGGGGCCAAGCAGTGTGGAGGAGCGGGAGAGGCTTGGTGCCCCCTCCAGGAGACAGCGATGTCAGGACAGACTGCAGAGTCTCCTGACCCGGGGGAAATCGGACGTTTCCCCTCTGTGGGCTCACCTTGCTGCACCTGA
- the NOBOX gene encoding homeobox protein NOBOX isoform X1, whose translation MEPAQEPCPERRGQWVMVPTGQEGGDKPLAAGPKKELRQSSAPCAQDAPSEELPPSCIVPGEKPPSDPPGEPTGTDTRRGGQPSGSGTLHKDTPLAPPGPQPPGEGCSFPVKEAKPGKRSYSPASSKQKIPSAAGLASTPSPGVTHSARAAHNPVPCGSGRGPCHLANLLSTLAQNSQNTDQKRSLEVTCQVRKKTRTLYRSDQLEELERIFQEDHYPDSDKRREIAQTVGVTPQRIMVWFQNRRAKWRKVEKLNGKEDKDSPADPAPTGASGQCSSATELPAAVPMDPEPGTFPQESPLDSLAEPPMLLASEHTLAPTQQSESTQRVAVTPPLFSPPPVRRVNLPFPLGPVPTPQMMPLLLDTPGSDSGHKDGSWGTSVTPPSTCSYLEELEPQDYQQSAQPGPFLFSQAPQSQLYQQPQPQFSYLHPFPFPMPHPLQPLLPDDPLFTSPYGPSAGTSQGYFPGPPPPSGQTVLQPPAGNAGTAPWNDPCFPELPFPGPFCPQALGQPPGGDGYFPDLLPAPYAPALSRQPSPGVTRLPEGARPETGPFLGRAPEEQPAPCVEGPPAAEELRAEEKDSCGP comes from the exons ATGGAACCGGCGCAGGAGCCCTGCCCGGAACGGCGGG GTCAGTGGGTGATGGTCCCCACAGGCCAGGAAGGTGGAGACAAGCCCCTGGCTGCTGGGCCAAAAAAGGAACTGCGGCAGAGTTCAGCCCCCTGCGCTCAGGATGCCCCAAGTGAGGAACTGCCCCCCTCCTGCATCGTCCCTGGGGAGAAGCCACCATCAGACCCCCCTGGAGAACCAACTGGGACAGATACCAGGAGAGGGGGCCAGCCATCTGGTTCGGGGACTCTCCACAAAGACACGCCTCTGGCCCCACCGGGACCCCAGCCTCCTGGGGAAGGCTGTTCCTTCCCAGTGAAAGAGGCAAAGCCAGGGAAGAGGTCCTACTCTCCAGCCTCCAGTAAGCAGAAAATACCCAGTGCCGCGGGTCTGGCCTCCACACCATCTCCTGGTGTCACCCACTCAGCCCGTGCCGCACACAACCCAGTGCCTTGTGGGTCAGGTCGGGGGCCCTGCCATCTGGCTAACCTTCTCAGCACATTGGCTCAGAACAGCCAAAACACAGATCAGAAGAGGTCCCTGGAAGTGACCTGCCAAGTTCGGAAAAAGACCCGGACCCTATACCGCTCAG ACCAGCTGGAGGAGCTAGAAAGGATCTTCCAAGAAGACCACTACCCAGACAGTGATAAGCGCCGGGAGATTGCCCAGACTGTGGGGGTTACCCCCCAACGCATCATG GTGTGGTTCCAGAATCGCAGGGCAAAGTGGCGGAAAGTGGAGAAGCTGAATGGCAAGGAGGACAAGGACAGCCCTGCAGACCCCGCCCCTACCGGGGCCAGCGGTCAGTGCAG CTCTGCAACTGAGCTGCCAGCCGCTGTGCCCATGGACCCAGAGCCTGGTACCTTCCCTCAGGAATCCCCTCTGGATTCTCTTGCAG AGCCTCCCATGCTGCTGGCCTCTGAGCACACTCTGGCCCCAACCCAACAGAGTGAGAGTACTCAGAGGGTAGCAGTGACCCCACCGCTCTTCAGCCCTCCGCCAGTTCGAAGAGTCaaccttccttttccccttggccctgtccccaccccccaaatgaTGCCTCTGCTGCTGGATACCCCAGGCAGTGACAGCGGCCACAAAGATGGCTCCTGGGGGACAAG TGTCACCCCACCATCCACCTGCTCATACTTGGAGGAGCTGGAGCCCCAGGATTACCAACAGAGTGCCCAGCCGGGACCGTTCCTGTTCTCCCAGGCTCCACAGAGCCAGCTCTACCAACAGCCTCAGCCCCAGTTCTCCTATCTgcaccccttccccttccccatgccccaccccctgcagccTCTGCTGCCGGATGACCCCCTCTTCACCTCGCCCTATGGCCCCAGTGCGGGGACATCACAGGGCTACTTCCCAGGGCCGCCGCCTCCGTCAGGGCAGACGGTGCTTCAGCCACCTGCTGGGAATGCAG GTACAGCCCCCTGGAATGACCCTTGCTTTCCAGAACTGCCTTTCCCTGGTCCCTTCTGTCCGCAGGCCCTGGGGCAGCCCCCCGGAGGGGACGGCTACTTCCCTGATCTGCTCCCAGCCCCCTATGCTCCGGCCCTGAGCAGGCAGCCTTCCCCAGGTGTCACCCGGCTGCCCGAAGGGGCCAGGCCCGAAACGGGACCCTTCCTCGGCAGGGCCCCCGAGGAGCAGCCTGCCCCCTGTGTGGAGGGGCCCCCCGCAGCCGAGGAGCTCCGAGCGGAAGAGAAGGACAGCTGTGGCCCCTAA
- the NOBOX gene encoding homeobox protein NOBOX isoform X3 — translation MVPTGQEGGDKPLAAGPKKELRQSSAPCAQDAPSEELPPSCIVPGEKPPSDPPGEPTGTDTRRGGQPSGSGTLHKDTPLAPPGPQPPGEGCSFPVKEAKPGKRSYSPASSKQKIPSAAGLASTPSPGVTHSARAAHNPVPCGSGRGPCHLANLLSTLAQNSQNTDQKRSLEVTCQVRKKTRTLYRSDQLEELERIFQEDHYPDSDKRREIAQTVGVTPQRIMVWFQNRRAKWRKVEKLNGKEDKDSPADPAPTGASGQCSSATELPAAVPMDPEPGTFPQESPLDSLAEPPMLLASEHTLAPTQQSESTQRVAVTPPLFSPPPVRRVNLPFPLGPVPTPQMMPLLLDTPGSDSGHKDGSWGTSVTPPSTCSYLEELEPQDYQQSAQPGPFLFSQAPQSQLYQQPQPQFSYLHPFPFPMPHPLQPLLPDDPLFTSPYGPSAGTSQGYFPGPPPPSGQTVLQPPAGNAGTAPWNDPCFPELPFPGPFCPQALGQPPGGDGYFPDLLPAPYAPALSRQPSPGVTRLPEGARPETGPFLGRAPEEQPAPCVEGPPAAEELRAEEKDSCGP, via the exons ATGGTCCCCACAGGCCAGGAAGGTGGAGACAAGCCCCTGGCTGCTGGGCCAAAAAAGGAACTGCGGCAGAGTTCAGCCCCCTGCGCTCAGGATGCCCCAAGTGAGGAACTGCCCCCCTCCTGCATCGTCCCTGGGGAGAAGCCACCATCAGACCCCCCTGGAGAACCAACTGGGACAGATACCAGGAGAGGGGGCCAGCCATCTGGTTCGGGGACTCTCCACAAAGACACGCCTCTGGCCCCACCGGGACCCCAGCCTCCTGGGGAAGGCTGTTCCTTCCCAGTGAAAGAGGCAAAGCCAGGGAAGAGGTCCTACTCTCCAGCCTCCAGTAAGCAGAAAATACCCAGTGCCGCGGGTCTGGCCTCCACACCATCTCCTGGTGTCACCCACTCAGCCCGTGCCGCACACAACCCAGTGCCTTGTGGGTCAGGTCGGGGGCCCTGCCATCTGGCTAACCTTCTCAGCACATTGGCTCAGAACAGCCAAAACACAGATCAGAAGAGGTCCCTGGAAGTGACCTGCCAAGTTCGGAAAAAGACCCGGACCCTATACCGCTCAG ACCAGCTGGAGGAGCTAGAAAGGATCTTCCAAGAAGACCACTACCCAGACAGTGATAAGCGCCGGGAGATTGCCCAGACTGTGGGGGTTACCCCCCAACGCATCATG GTGTGGTTCCAGAATCGCAGGGCAAAGTGGCGGAAAGTGGAGAAGCTGAATGGCAAGGAGGACAAGGACAGCCCTGCAGACCCCGCCCCTACCGGGGCCAGCGGTCAGTGCAG CTCTGCAACTGAGCTGCCAGCCGCTGTGCCCATGGACCCAGAGCCTGGTACCTTCCCTCAGGAATCCCCTCTGGATTCTCTTGCAG AGCCTCCCATGCTGCTGGCCTCTGAGCACACTCTGGCCCCAACCCAACAGAGTGAGAGTACTCAGAGGGTAGCAGTGACCCCACCGCTCTTCAGCCCTCCGCCAGTTCGAAGAGTCaaccttccttttccccttggccctgtccccaccccccaaatgaTGCCTCTGCTGCTGGATACCCCAGGCAGTGACAGCGGCCACAAAGATGGCTCCTGGGGGACAAG TGTCACCCCACCATCCACCTGCTCATACTTGGAGGAGCTGGAGCCCCAGGATTACCAACAGAGTGCCCAGCCGGGACCGTTCCTGTTCTCCCAGGCTCCACAGAGCCAGCTCTACCAACAGCCTCAGCCCCAGTTCTCCTATCTgcaccccttccccttccccatgccccaccccctgcagccTCTGCTGCCGGATGACCCCCTCTTCACCTCGCCCTATGGCCCCAGTGCGGGGACATCACAGGGCTACTTCCCAGGGCCGCCGCCTCCGTCAGGGCAGACGGTGCTTCAGCCACCTGCTGGGAATGCAG GTACAGCCCCCTGGAATGACCCTTGCTTTCCAGAACTGCCTTTCCCTGGTCCCTTCTGTCCGCAGGCCCTGGGGCAGCCCCCCGGAGGGGACGGCTACTTCCCTGATCTGCTCCCAGCCCCCTATGCTCCGGCCCTGAGCAGGCAGCCTTCCCCAGGTGTCACCCGGCTGCCCGAAGGGGCCAGGCCCGAAACGGGACCCTTCCTCGGCAGGGCCCCCGAGGAGCAGCCTGCCCCCTGTGTGGAGGGGCCCCCCGCAGCCGAGGAGCTCCGAGCGGAAGAGAAGGACAGCTGTGGCCCCTAA
- the NOBOX gene encoding homeobox protein NOBOX isoform X2, with product MEPAQEPCPERRGQEGGDKPLAAGPKKELRQSSAPCAQDAPSEELPPSCIVPGEKPPSDPPGEPTGTDTRRGGQPSGSGTLHKDTPLAPPGPQPPGEGCSFPVKEAKPGKRSYSPASSKQKIPSAAGLASTPSPGVTHSARAAHNPVPCGSGRGPCHLANLLSTLAQNSQNTDQKRSLEVTCQVRKKTRTLYRSDQLEELERIFQEDHYPDSDKRREIAQTVGVTPQRIMVWFQNRRAKWRKVEKLNGKEDKDSPADPAPTGASGQCSSATELPAAVPMDPEPGTFPQESPLDSLAEPPMLLASEHTLAPTQQSESTQRVAVTPPLFSPPPVRRVNLPFPLGPVPTPQMMPLLLDTPGSDSGHKDGSWGTSVTPPSTCSYLEELEPQDYQQSAQPGPFLFSQAPQSQLYQQPQPQFSYLHPFPFPMPHPLQPLLPDDPLFTSPYGPSAGTSQGYFPGPPPPSGQTVLQPPAGNAGTAPWNDPCFPELPFPGPFCPQALGQPPGGDGYFPDLLPAPYAPALSRQPSPGVTRLPEGARPETGPFLGRAPEEQPAPCVEGPPAAEELRAEEKDSCGP from the exons ATGGAACCGGCGCAGGAGCCCTGCCCGGAACGGCGGG GCCAGGAAGGTGGAGACAAGCCCCTGGCTGCTGGGCCAAAAAAGGAACTGCGGCAGAGTTCAGCCCCCTGCGCTCAGGATGCCCCAAGTGAGGAACTGCCCCCCTCCTGCATCGTCCCTGGGGAGAAGCCACCATCAGACCCCCCTGGAGAACCAACTGGGACAGATACCAGGAGAGGGGGCCAGCCATCTGGTTCGGGGACTCTCCACAAAGACACGCCTCTGGCCCCACCGGGACCCCAGCCTCCTGGGGAAGGCTGTTCCTTCCCAGTGAAAGAGGCAAAGCCAGGGAAGAGGTCCTACTCTCCAGCCTCCAGTAAGCAGAAAATACCCAGTGCCGCGGGTCTGGCCTCCACACCATCTCCTGGTGTCACCCACTCAGCCCGTGCCGCACACAACCCAGTGCCTTGTGGGTCAGGTCGGGGGCCCTGCCATCTGGCTAACCTTCTCAGCACATTGGCTCAGAACAGCCAAAACACAGATCAGAAGAGGTCCCTGGAAGTGACCTGCCAAGTTCGGAAAAAGACCCGGACCCTATACCGCTCAG ACCAGCTGGAGGAGCTAGAAAGGATCTTCCAAGAAGACCACTACCCAGACAGTGATAAGCGCCGGGAGATTGCCCAGACTGTGGGGGTTACCCCCCAACGCATCATG GTGTGGTTCCAGAATCGCAGGGCAAAGTGGCGGAAAGTGGAGAAGCTGAATGGCAAGGAGGACAAGGACAGCCCTGCAGACCCCGCCCCTACCGGGGCCAGCGGTCAGTGCAG CTCTGCAACTGAGCTGCCAGCCGCTGTGCCCATGGACCCAGAGCCTGGTACCTTCCCTCAGGAATCCCCTCTGGATTCTCTTGCAG AGCCTCCCATGCTGCTGGCCTCTGAGCACACTCTGGCCCCAACCCAACAGAGTGAGAGTACTCAGAGGGTAGCAGTGACCCCACCGCTCTTCAGCCCTCCGCCAGTTCGAAGAGTCaaccttccttttccccttggccctgtccccaccccccaaatgaTGCCTCTGCTGCTGGATACCCCAGGCAGTGACAGCGGCCACAAAGATGGCTCCTGGGGGACAAG TGTCACCCCACCATCCACCTGCTCATACTTGGAGGAGCTGGAGCCCCAGGATTACCAACAGAGTGCCCAGCCGGGACCGTTCCTGTTCTCCCAGGCTCCACAGAGCCAGCTCTACCAACAGCCTCAGCCCCAGTTCTCCTATCTgcaccccttccccttccccatgccccaccccctgcagccTCTGCTGCCGGATGACCCCCTCTTCACCTCGCCCTATGGCCCCAGTGCGGGGACATCACAGGGCTACTTCCCAGGGCCGCCGCCTCCGTCAGGGCAGACGGTGCTTCAGCCACCTGCTGGGAATGCAG GTACAGCCCCCTGGAATGACCCTTGCTTTCCAGAACTGCCTTTCCCTGGTCCCTTCTGTCCGCAGGCCCTGGGGCAGCCCCCCGGAGGGGACGGCTACTTCCCTGATCTGCTCCCAGCCCCCTATGCTCCGGCCCTGAGCAGGCAGCCTTCCCCAGGTGTCACCCGGCTGCCCGAAGGGGCCAGGCCCGAAACGGGACCCTTCCTCGGCAGGGCCCCCGAGGAGCAGCCTGCCCCCTGTGTGGAGGGGCCCCCCGCAGCCGAGGAGCTCCGAGCGGAAGAGAAGGACAGCTGTGGCCCCTAA